In Methanosarcinales archaeon, the following are encoded in one genomic region:
- a CDS encoding 4Fe-4S binding protein encodes MAAKVDKDECTGCGTCVEECPTEAISLNEDDIAVVNEDDCTECGLCVDSCPTSAITL; translated from the coding sequence ATGGCAGCAAAAGTTGATAAAGATGAATGTACAGGATGCGGAACATGTGTGGAAGAATGCCCCACAGAAGCGATCTCATTGAATGAGGATGATATTGCGGTTGTCAATGAAGATGACTGCACAGAATGTGGATTATGCGTGGACTCATGTCCAACCAGCGCAATAACGTTGTAA
- the endA gene encoding tRNA-intron lyase, whose product MNNINTFSGSLSCEIVTLPIDSKEILYDTSYYGQPKDDILELTLIEAAYLIYKGKITVNSENKKLDFEGFMCEASRRTGNFEVKYIVFKDLRERGYFIKPGVTDFRVYPRGGSPGRTPSRYFVYVLSERQPMLLTDLVRQIITASNVKKELIMAVVDEESEITFYGARLRSMKGDMDNSRSVPAIRASLLEDRVMVWDSKSSAQLHNEFLYGKALDEIRLQLSLIEAAYLLGREVVEIMDSKGRILTPNDFADQAVMVESDFPKKLAVYKDLREKGMVVKTGYKFGSHYRVYKKVDPKKGMLHSEFLVHALDNNYIFNLSQLSRAVRLANSVKKQMIFAWESGETISYLEISRIKM is encoded by the coding sequence ATGAACAATATTAATACATTTTCAGGTAGCTTAAGCTGTGAGATTGTCACGCTGCCGATAGATTCCAAGGAAATCCTGTATGACACCAGTTATTACGGTCAACCAAAGGATGATATCCTTGAACTGACTCTGATTGAAGCAGCTTACCTTATATATAAAGGCAAGATTACAGTGAATTCTGAAAACAAGAAACTTGATTTTGAAGGATTCATGTGTGAGGCCAGCCGCAGGACTGGTAATTTCGAAGTGAAATATATTGTTTTTAAAGACCTGCGGGAGAGGGGTTATTTTATTAAGCCCGGTGTTACTGATTTTAGAGTATATCCCAGGGGCGGTAGTCCTGGAAGAACACCGTCCAGATATTTTGTTTACGTGTTATCTGAACGGCAGCCTATGCTGCTAACAGATCTGGTTCGTCAGATAATAACTGCCTCAAATGTTAAGAAAGAGCTTATCATGGCAGTGGTGGATGAAGAGAGTGAGATCACCTTCTACGGGGCCAGGTTACGCAGTATGAAAGGAGATATGGATAATTCACGATCAGTTCCTGCAATCAGGGCATCGTTATTGGAAGATAGGGTCATGGTCTGGGATAGTAAATCTTCTGCCCAATTACACAATGAATTCCTGTATGGAAAGGCCCTTGATGAAATACGTCTTCAGTTATCCCTTATAGAGGCCGCATATCTGCTGGGCAGGGAGGTAGTAGAGATCATGGATAGTAAAGGTAGGATTCTAACTCCTAACGATTTTGCCGACCAGGCAGTGATGGTGGAATCTGATTTCCCGAAAAAGTTAGCTGTTTATAAAGATCTTAGAGAAAAAGGAATGGTGGTTAAGACCGGATATAAATTCGGCAGCCATTACCGTGTTTACAAAAAGGTGGATCCAAAAAAGGGTATGCTCCATTCTGAATTCCTTGTTCATGCTTTAGATAATAATTATATTTTCAATTTGTCTCAACTGTCCAGGGCAGTGAGACTGGCAAATAGTGTTAAAAAACAGATGATATTTGCCTGGGAATCCGGGGAGACAATTTCTTATCTGGAGATTAGCAGGATAAAAATGTAG